CAATGCGTATTCAAGACCATACGAAGTGTCTTGCCGGAGTTCTTCACGAACGAGATTGCACTCTTGGCGTCCACAGGGTCCACAAGCGCCACGTCGTTCTCTCTGACCAGAGCGTAGAAATAGTTGTCCGAAATCTGACTTTTGATGGTTTCGATGTGCATCTTCAGCGCCTTCGCGGGTAAACGATGATTCGTTGACCCGGTTGTAGGAGGTTGGAACGTCTGAGTGAACGATTCCATTTCTTCAAATCATTGACGGTCACTTTGTACTTTCTGGCAATGGTCCAGAGGCTCTCACCGCGTTTGACGCGATGCCTGAACACCCGTGGTTTCGCGCGACGCGTGAGCTTTTTGTGCTCGGTACTTCCCTCGACCACGGCTTTGACGTCTTCGTCGCTCATCACGCGCGCAAGCTCTGGGCGCGTCTTAACGAAGACCTGAAGAACCATTCCGGGTTGAAGCTTGGCTGCCGGATCGAGGAAATTCCACACGAGAATATCCGACTCACGCACGCCAAGGCCCGCGGAAATCGCGGCCAGGGTATCACCCGCGTTGACCTCGTAATAAAATCGCTCGAGGCCACTCACTTTCATCGCCTTTGGTACGATGAGCGTCGGGGTTCTCGAGCGTTTCCCCCTCCAACTTCCTCGGCCCTCTTTTGGGATCAAAAGCTCAGTACCGTAAGGGACACGCTCTCTTGAGGCCAAGCCGTTGAGGGCTCGTATCACCCTTGGAGCCACGGCAAACTTTTGCGCTACGTCATCCAGCGTTTCGCCAAATAACGTGGTGTAAATCTCGTGCTCTACGTCGCCACGTACCTTGATCTTGTCGTAATTCTCTACAAATTTCGGGGTGCTCCCCTTTGGGATCCGCAAGTTGTATTCAGCACCTGGAGGTGTTTGAGCGGCGAGGAGTTCTGGATTGAGCTCGCGCAAGGTTTTGACATCCGTGCCGCTCGCGTCTGCAAAGATGCTAAGTCGAGTTCCACCTGGCACCTTGACCGTGTCAAACTCCCAAGGCTCGACCATGGTGACATGACTAAGCCCGAAAATATCCGCATTTTTGGTGACGAGTCCTGCGGCGAGCACTTTGGGCACGTAGCGCCGAGTCTCATCGTACATCCCGCCAGAGCGCTGGATATGCCAGTAGTCATTGCTATTGTACTTCTTGACGGTATTCCCAACGAGGCCGGGCCCCCCGTTATAGGCAGCAAGCGCTAGCGGCCAGGAGCCAAAACGCTCGTAGAGCCTAGTCAGATAAGCGATCGCTGCATCCGTGGCCTTCTCGGGGTCTCGCCTCTCATCTACCCATCGGTCGATTCGAAGCCCCATTTCGCTGCCCGTCGTCGGAATGAACTGCCAGACGCCTACCGCTGCAGCCGGTGAGGTTGCGCGTGGCGAAAACCCAGATTCGATCATCGCTACGAATATTAGGTCCTCTGGGAGTCCAGCGGCTCTGAGCTTCGCCAGAATCATCGGTTGATAGCGGCCCATGCGCGAGATCCATCGCGCTAGAATTGGCTTCCCTCGCCCGTCGAAGAAGTCGAGATACGCCTTGATGCTCGGGTCTTGATGCTTAGTCAGGCCGAGCACCGGGGAATGCGAAAAACGCTCTGCGACGCCAGGCACCCCCAAAAGCTCTGCGCCACGCGGAACGCGGCGTGTGGTCAGCTCGGGCACCAAGCCGTGGTCGCTCTGAATTCGGTGAAGCGCTCCGGCAGAAGGCGCGAAGAGCTCGAGCGATGCCGACTCCGTGTAAACCTTGGGTTTCAGGGCCTCGGACTCAAGTTCTTGAAGCGCTCGGATGTCTTCAAAATCTTCGGGAGCGACCTCTTCGATCACTTCTTCGTCGGTTTCTTCCTCGTCTTGCGCAGCGACGCTAAATGTTGCAAAGCTAACGAAGAAAAACCCTAGAATGGCGACTACGCACGATTTCATGCGCTTTCTTTACACTCAGACAACCGAAAGATGCAAACGGCTCGGGAATGAAAGCGTGGGTTGCCTTGGTTTAGAACGCGGCAAGAAGGCAATATACCGAGTTTTTTTCAAAGCATGATTCGAACCCTACTCATACTCATGGTGATGACATTGGCGGCCCCGGTTTGGGCGCAAGTCGTGGACACACCGCGTGCGTTTGCGCGCTACTGTGAGCTTTCGAATCTCGCTGACGCAAATTCGCTCGAACGGCTTGAGGA
This Microvenator marinus DNA region includes the following protein-coding sequences:
- a CDS encoding LysM peptidoglycan-binding domain-containing protein; the protein is MKSCVVAILGFFFVSFATFSVAAQDEEETDEEVIEEVAPEDFEDIRALQELESEALKPKVYTESASLELFAPSAGALHRIQSDHGLVPELTTRRVPRGAELLGVPGVAERFSHSPVLGLTKHQDPSIKAYLDFFDGRGKPILARWISRMGRYQPMILAKLRAAGLPEDLIFVAMIESGFSPRATSPAAAVGVWQFIPTTGSEMGLRIDRWVDERRDPEKATDAAIAYLTRLYERFGSWPLALAAYNGGPGLVGNTVKKYNSNDYWHIQRSGGMYDETRRYVPKVLAAGLVTKNADIFGLSHVTMVEPWEFDTVKVPGGTRLSIFADASGTDVKTLRELNPELLAAQTPPGAEYNLRIPKGSTPKFVENYDKIKVRGDVEHEIYTTLFGETLDDVAQKFAVAPRVIRALNGLASRERVPYGTELLIPKEGRGSWRGKRSRTPTLIVPKAMKVSGLERFYYEVNAGDTLAAISAGLGVRESDILVWNFLDPAAKLQPGMVLQVFVKTRPELARVMSDEDVKAVVEGSTEHKKLTRRAKPRVFRHRVKRGESLWTIARKYKVTVNDLKKWNRSLRRSNLLQPGQRIIVYPRRR